The Episyrphus balteatus chromosome 3, idEpiBalt1.1, whole genome shotgun sequence genome segment ATCCACCCAAAGAATCGTACTGAGATTGAATTTGTTCCTGAGCATGTGCAGCTTCTTCTGGTGTCTTGTACTTGATGAAGTAAACTTCTGGTTTGGTGGTAGAAGTGTGTGGTTCCAAGACTTCAGCATGAACATCAGCAGCATCAGTCTTTTTGTTGAGAACATAAATGACAGTCTTATCTTCATTAACAGCTGGAGTAATCTTGACGACAGTCTTCTTGGTTGACTTAGCTGGAGCCTTAATGAAGACTACATTGTAGTTCTTTCTTGGAGTTCCAACTGTAATGTGCTTTTCTCTGTATTCTTCATCATTCTCTTCTGGGGCAGAGTGGATAAAGAAACGTTTCGATACAATTGGTTCTTGTCTTTGAGGTTGTTGATGATGTGGTGAGAGATAGCTGCTTGATGGTGATCCATGGCCGAATGAAGTTTGAGGTTGAATTTGTTGATGCCCACCGCTGAAATAGCTCGATGAAGAACCAATGGATGATGGGTAGCTTCCTCCTAATCCTGATGATCCAACTGATGAAATTTGCTGATTATAGTTGTATCCTTGTGGAGCAGCCAAAGCCACAGCTGATAGGCATAAAACCTAGCAgaaatatatcaaaattaaattagaagaaattttaaagaagaaatatGAGAGAACTTACAATAAATCCACGCATCTTCTTGCTTAATTTGAAGTTATCCTTAAacgaaattaagttttttgttgatGAAGCTCTGTGATGGAACTGATGATGACTTAGACCCTGAACAAAGTTTATATACTCCAAATAATATAGCTCGAAGCACAATTGAACGCAAGATAATTATCCAGCCTTCAAGATTTGATCTCAAGACTTACTCAATTTAGCAAGATGAAGAAGAGATTCCCCctcatctgtcaaaaaaaaaaataataatcatttccCTCAAACGTTTCTGATTCAACATtccaacacttttttttttattcgattgtCTATCCATTTCGTTAATCATTTTTCAGTATAAAACTTATATACTTTCgcaatcatcaaaaaaaaaaagtgagttgACCGAATGTTCGTTTTTTCGGTTTGCCTTtccttttttcatatttttttttttttattattatttcatcttTGACCAACTAACATAGTAAGACAAATGATGGTCATTATTAATAACACCGTAACAAGATTTCAAAGCTAATAATAGGAAGAAGGGGGAGAAGATGAGATATCTAAAGCCTAAACACTTTAGCGCATCTTAAAAAGTCTGAAGAATCATCTAAAGTCATCATCgccccatacaaattttaaaacctcaaaaaagaaaaaggtaACTTTGCTTTCTAGATGCGTAACGAAAGTGAAAAAGATGGTAGGgagaaaattattaatttttcttatacctttattttgaatacaaaaaacaaccaaagtTACTAATTAATTGTCTAATTGCTGTGGCAGCGAACGTTTTCCATTGTTTTCTTTCACCAAAATATTATGGACTAACCAAAATGCCACAACacataaatatgaaaaagaagAGTAGGCAAAGTGTCCAAGCAAATCATTAAtaatagaaaaaagattgaaaaagtCTTCGCGCGTccgcttttgtttaaaattttattttgtgtaggtacacaaaaattaaTGAGAGGGAACTTTTTCTAGAGCAGCTTTTGTTGAGTGTTAATTTAAGGTTTTAGAAGTGAAGTAGgttgtataaatatttaatgcatCTCTTTAGACATTGTTGAAGTCAATAAAAAGAGTATGTGAAGCGATTGTATTTTCAGTATGATTGAAAACATCACAGATATAAAAGCGTGAAATTTGGAAgcatatacaatttatttacgAGTGTGGTCACTTAAAAACAGGAAGAGGACAACGTATCGTTATTCTAAAAAACCatgacaacaaaaacaaaagttgatGAAATATTATATCCTCTTCTTTGGTGCAAAAGTTTTATAGCAACATAGTTTATAAGCCTTCAATAACACAATAAATTAGATCTAGGTAGTTCGTGTTCATTCACACACaagttaaaagttaaatttaactaaaattcGACTTTACAAAggtagtttttaattaaataattattaaaagtaGGGGAGCCAGGGATGCTAATTTTGCAGTAAGTAGAACTAATGAATTTTGATAGGTTCTAAGACAAAAAAGTCTTTCCATTTCAGGGAAAGAGAGTATAAATATTTTCACATGAAAATACTCGAGCGTGAAATCCTGCTCCATGTTTTTGTTAACCGATAGATATTTATCTGAGGGGTAGATAGTGAGCGGTGGGTGAAAAAagccttacaaaaaataaaaacaaaaaaagttattccagcTTGTCAGATATTGAAAAGGAACGTTATGTGAAATctaaactttatttaaattactGACGTCGACGTGCGAAATTTTTCTATTCTTGGTTTAACTCTATGTCAGAGTCTCCCTAAATGATAATctgacagtaaaaaaaatttcatgtgaCAGTTTTTGaatagacaattttttttttttgttaatttcttttgattaaaaGCAAATAAGTGAAAAGTGTCGAGCAGCAGCTGATTGtttaattctgaaaaaattttattaaatgaattaaaagaaggacatgagatttttgacataaattattaaatatccaaacaaagatagaaaaaaaaaaaattaatcttcaTGCAAAAATTGCTCTACCATacttttaaaaggtttttcgGTAATAAGTTAGcaacttttataataatatgggttgacagatgaacaaaagttataacttttcagagacgtcagattgcgttgattttagataatttggaatcagcattaagaAAAACATTGgaatcatgtatcatatatatgcctattattgcttatttcgaaaatctaaattttGGGGTTTAACTGTAAAAAGCGTGAGgaaagttatagaatgccaaaacgaagatattaagcaaaaaaaaattctattagcattcatttcGAGGCTAagcccttatttgactggactGTTAAGTATCTTtttaataagaagaaaaattccAAATGTGCAAGCATTTtctaattaataaatattattaaattataatttatttacatgaatgaaaaatcaaaaaaaaaaatatttttgtttagttttaagatCCAAATCTGATAGGCAACAACCAACCCTATAAAACATGGAGTTGCTCTtttcagatcttttttgttCTGACAGTTTTTACATATTTGAGCTGTTctaaatttctattattaaagaaaaataatttaatcttaaaaaaaacttcaaattaaaactaATCCTGACAAATTTGACTTAAAGCCAATATTTTGACCACAAATTTGCAAAATGAGATGGGTATGAAACCGTTGAATCAGTTGAATCTGTCGGAtcctagttttttttaaattttttattttcgaaccaaatgcagttattttatcgacagatggagttgAATCTGTCGGATTATATCCGTcaaccaatttttgtttaaagtgtcttttctttgtaaacaaaatattttgatacattgtgcttttaatttgtaaaatatcaatttctcaGACTTTTCAGCGTCTGTGTGTTCATGGTATAACGATGGTTTTAACTTTATCACAGATTGAAAACCGTAGGATTATacgtttttttatgtttctgaTAGTATTTCCTTCTAATTAAGTTCGAATCGCAAAGCAgtccaatacttttttttggtatactttttaaataatttctttttatctAAAGCACTTCActcaacatgttttttttatgacgatatcacgtaaaattatcgtccataaactgaatttataaaaaaacatatttttattttgcaaattcTAAATTTGACTTAAGTGCTGCTTTGCATTTGTATGATCTGTTATATCATTTAAAAGGTCAGATAATGGAAACAAGAGTTAACTCATCAGATAATAATTACTCAAACtttgaattttcaataaaaaaaatgttccacatacgccaccgTGACCctctaagatttttttttggatttagattttttttaggtttaaaatttaagatttaatcAAAGCTTTATCATTAAGGTGGGATtaataaactttaaaatatttacagTTTTTTTCACATTATTAAAACTCTTTCATCAAATAGTCCGTGGAAAATGTTAGATGAAAAGGAAAAGTAATGAATATTCTTgttcaaaagtttattttttggcatttaaaaaaaaaattttctaacgaCGTTAAGCACCCTTAAAACCGcctgaaaaatatattttggttcttgtggcaaaaatattGCTGACCAGCGCATTGTTAAGGCCCAACAGTAGAAAGTGGcagacaaaattaaattttttacttttataaataagaaaataagtatcaaaaaatatatttaacatatacatatgtatgttaaatatattataatatacATACGTACCTTTTTATAcacaatataatttatattcgtgccaaaattttatattttttgagcaaatattACCAAAGTTATCTTGTTTGACGGTTTATATTTGATTTCTTATATAAACTTTCCGCCGTCTTGGGGACCGGGTTAATGTTAAAATAAAGagcagagattttttttttaattatttagaaCAACAGTCGAAattcaacaaacaaaatttataaggaCCAGTCTAGTCTCCACACACTCTATTTTTGGTCAAGAACATTAAGAATATATAATGTACTATTTAATACAGTTAAATTTGACGAAAACGTGGATGTCATCACAAAGTCTTATATATATTATGtaccttcaacaaaaaattgaatgtaAATCAATTTTGCTGACTAATTGATTCAATCTCATTAGGATACTTGCATCTATACAATACTcataaaaattatgttaaaaaaatatgtataaattgGAGAAGATGATTCTAAATACTCCTGCTTTTTAACTTGATTTGATTACATCATCGACCATCAGGTTTTTGGTTTACATTTAATCCTCACTGACATAAAAGGAAAGTCGCTTCTGACTGTATTGTGTTGTTGTACCACTATTTCAGTCGCTAACACCTTTTTTAACATTCTCCTTTTAATAGTCGTACAACTAATTTTACATTTGCTAAACCTATTAGTCTTATCTCTACAAAGCGATGATTAATTATTGACAATGGTTTcccattctcaaaaaaaaataacgtgtTGCTCACTTCTAGCTTAGACCTCCCATTTGGATAACCTCAATGATCTATTCATTCATATAACGCTCATAACTCAGGTTGATTGATGTTAACTCAAAAATTTAAGCTGTAAACGAATGTGGTGCGAAATTTACAACCAAAAATAATGTTACGtcgtttgttttattatgttttttttttgcgaattatTGTTAGCAAATCTagcattgagttttttttacaaactggaCTCAACGGacacataaataataaattaatttactaaTAATTGATTTGAATGTGAGGAATCATAATTATACCTAATATTTGAtggtttttttcaagatttaacACAAGATCGCCAGCCAAATTTAGGAAAGTGAATGTTCCTTTCTTCTTGACCTAACAATTATGCATGAAGTTCAACAAGGCGCTTCAGGTCAATATTTAACATTCTACAGTTTATAACACTTCGGGTTTCTCATAAGAAACATTCACAAAGTGTAGgtgctttgccaaaaaaaaatttaacttgacAAATCAAAACACAAATTAAGGATACAGACACCACCCAGCGTTAGACACTCTTAATATTActaataaaaaccaaaagtaaatttgattaaaaaaatggtatttcgACTTATTATGTAACGTGGACTGCACTCTGCTGTTTGATTGTTTTTATCAAACCATTCCAATACACGAAAAGCAATTGAGAGTTATAAAACTGCACCATGGTTCAATCTTTTCTTGCCGATTAAATTTATAATACactgaacaaaataaaagttcaaGTGGTTACGATAGAACTATTTTCTCTTCATTTTTAGATCAGTCATAAATATatctatcagccatttcagacTTATCCATTTTATACTgggtaaatgtttttttttatttgctcttaGCAAATTTtgatatcagaaaaaaaaaatcgaactgcCATACAACcgatttctttattttaacttgttctaaatttagaaacattttcaaaatataatttttttatttaaaaaaaaatgttcaaactaatttttttatgaaggaccgatgaatttttttgaattttgtgagCAACaattctaaacaaattttttctaacatctttttttttcattaaaatacctAGGTACTTGGTTTGGAGTTTAAAACCAatctaaaagatatttttttgtaattttaaaaacaaattttacgtttttattcaagtttttaaCGAAAGGAGAATGCCCAAATAAAACCCAGCATCGATAAGAATGAGACCTATACGGCCTGAAAACGCTCCAATAGTAGATAACAaatctttgccgccgggtacaaaggggggGGTTAAGTCATAATTGATAGTTTGCCTGAAAATGTGAAGTTGAGCCaatcgatgaaattttgagcattgatcctcttatttttatagaaaagagttgttctaaatttatgtttttgataccaaataaaagagaaaaaagaggttattcttatttcatcgaaacccggaaagtgcaattttgtgacttaacccctttgtaccctgCGGCaaagaaatatgaaatttttttcaaaaaaccatccCGGAACTTGCTATGACGATTCTTATTATCAAACAATAAAGtgctttttcaacaaaaactttttttcagggAAGTTCTATTGTCTTGGTTTTAGTTTTATGAGATGCAGCAATGATCATGTGCCATAAACTAAGGTttatttttaaccctctgtcggcatacgggtgcgaatttggcaggacgaaaataaaaaaattacgttttttcaaaaaaagtcgtcacaaaaaagtctctttataagggtgaaaatattttttttcggaattcaatatacaatattcgaattcctcggaatattctacatcaatttcatacttgattctctctaaaatattgtgaccgaaaaaagttctaacgacatgaaaaagtataaaccaaattcacaagaggtgtgcctacagagggttaaatgaCGTTGTTAGCttgtttttggttaaaatgcACATGATAGATAAACTTTTacattcaaaccaaaaaatcatattcaTCACATCTCAAACTGAGCGAGTATGACTTAGTTGAAGGCTGAAAACATTGCAGAACGGtttatctattatatatattaaagtttggttttgtgtacgttcgctaaccggccacaccgactgactaattttcttaattttttttttaaatcaaagaggcataagaggagaaggtttaaggcaaaaaaaatttaagattttatagggtaaataggggtaacacgacattgaaaaaagaggctattttctaaacggcaagtcgtaaagagttgactttttttttaaatgatagacaaatttattcaatagttaaaaaagacattgaaaaaattcaaaaaaatttcaaacccaagttgtgaaggtttttttgcagtcatagaccttcgacaatagactaattagaggtacgcaaaattttgcacagaaatttgagttacaccatgagaaagatatttaaaaagaaaattaggggtctaaaacggatttttttcataggccctgtattttgaaataaaaatttttgaaaaacaacctaatttttagggacatttttgagtagtcttttatttttttggaatttttaaaagtctgcaaaaaatctcaaatttataggaaatataggttttaatcatgcgcatgcatgtacaaacttttgaatttttaaaatgatttttgaccgaataacgggaaaaacaatttttttttgtcccaagttttttggccgtttttaacagttttttatttttatctttttttcttcaatagataaatgaatgaaatttacagtgtagatagataatgggcaagactatatttgtacaaagtttcaattaattttgtaatgac includes the following:
- the LOC129915072 gene encoding uncharacterized protein LOC129915072, with the protein product MRGFIVLCLSAVALAAPQGYNYNQQISSVGSSGLGGSYPSSIGSSSSYFSGGHQQIQPQTSFGHGSPSSSYLSPHHQQPQRQEPIVSKRFFIHSAPEENDEEYREKHITVGTPRKNYNVVFIKAPAKSTKKTVVKITPAVNEDKTVIYVLNKKTDAADVHAEVLEPHTSTTKPEVYFIKYKTPEEAAHAQEQIQSQYDSLGGSSQVTDEGFAPVTSVIGSLGSNSVEQGHGGHGQQSGSYSQHAGHASSAYLPPQF